One genomic segment of Stigmatella erecta includes these proteins:
- a CDS encoding AvrD family protein codes for MAHVAASEALKKEVPRYASIDEVLGDSRGRFFGAGFRQVRQNILDVRIDARAKTVHASTHIVYPPTWSKKNRALQPHLSSIDAFMVGSQLCEMYLREAYGIGARASRQMWIRRCVLKAGNVPTLELEAVPALCTLLKTERSEDSLCGYLSSFTGRIGSMGVEFVIDHPLIDAKDGVTVQYENATDLLGPPSQRYYGSAYTETSVLMQDVELDPVANSARSRLGLENPSQLQNLEGMGAAYVPFVSALNGIISVAQLSQALMYHYDGISREASNNLWMRKIVISSPLPVTPSRSMRVETWCNKTSLLPIKDTLWRSSSFIVVLPGHYGEYSLAHQLPSDSQ; via the coding sequence ATGGCACACGTCGCTGCTTCAGAAGCTCTCAAAAAGGAAGTCCCTCGCTATGCATCGATTGATGAGGTGCTGGGGGATTCACGGGGCCGGTTCTTCGGCGCGGGCTTCCGGCAGGTCCGGCAGAACATTCTGGACGTGCGAATCGACGCGCGAGCGAAGACGGTCCACGCCAGCACTCACATCGTTTACCCCCCCACGTGGTCGAAAAAGAACCGTGCCCTCCAGCCGCACCTCAGCAGCATCGACGCGTTCATGGTCGGCAGTCAGCTCTGTGAAATGTACCTCCGTGAGGCGTACGGCATCGGGGCGCGCGCGTCCCGCCAAATGTGGATCCGGCGGTGCGTTCTCAAGGCGGGCAATGTTCCCACGCTCGAGCTCGAGGCCGTACCCGCCCTCTGTACCTTGCTCAAGACCGAGCGCTCGGAAGACTCGCTCTGCGGCTACCTATCCTCCTTCACGGGACGCATCGGGTCGATGGGCGTGGAGTTTGTCATTGACCACCCCCTCATCGACGCCAAGGACGGCGTGACCGTGCAGTACGAGAACGCCACGGATCTGCTCGGCCCACCCAGCCAGCGCTACTACGGGTCTGCCTATACCGAGACCAGCGTGCTGATGCAGGACGTCGAGCTGGATCCCGTGGCGAACAGCGCCCGCTCGCGGCTCGGCCTGGAGAACCCTTCCCAGCTGCAAAACCTGGAAGGGATGGGCGCCGCGTACGTTCCGTTCGTGTCGGCGCTGAACGGTATCATCAGCGTGGCCCAGCTCTCTCAGGCGTTGATGTACCACTACGACGGCATCTCCCGTGAGGCGAGCAACAACCTCTGGATGCGCAAGATCGTGATCTCCAGTCCGCTGCCGGTCACGCCCAGCCGCTCGATGCGGGTGGAAACCTGGTGCAACAAGACGAGCCTGTTGCCCATCAAGGACACCCTCTGGCGCTCCTCGAGCTTCATCGTGGTTCTGCCAGGCCACTACGGCGAGTACAGCCTCGCGCACCAACTCCCCTCGGACTCCCAGTAA
- a CDS encoding serine/threonine-protein kinase PknK translates to MQPTPPIFTPPAPGTVVANRFTLQRLAGRGGMGSVYQARDAQTGRTVALKLLHSPANSEVAFRFSREAQLLSSLCHPGIVAYVANGVTEEQYPFLAMEWLEGEDLAQRLARQPLSLSESLRLLRRISDALGTAHARGIIHRDLKPSNLFLRGSRPEDAVLLDFGLARLSTAAQSFTGSAIVLGTPGYMAPEQASSQHLITPSADIFSLGCVLYECLTGQAPFRAPHVAAVLAKILFSEPLPLRAHRPELSPAFQQLMDRMLAKDPGQRLSDSRQILSALSELEASSEPSASISPLLAYGVTTAEQYVVSILLATSATGRGEALTLSLNELTQARLRLAPLVHELQGHGARTALLADGSLLATFMLERGTATDQAALASHCALSVKERWPDSLVVITTGLSLSGRPLASSDVVDRAGEFLHRLEAQHLTTSAYAMLDDTTAGLLGPRFQLDKALTGSFLLRGEHLSLDESRPLLGRPTPCVGREQELALMEMAFNTCVEDSCSRALLVTAPAGTGKSRLRHEFLRRLERRGQPMQVLLGRGDPMHMDSAYGLIGQALRRLCGVVDGEPLEVRRETLISRITQHLPAELTKDTTEFLGELCGISFPTENSPKLRAAREDPQLMSTLVTRAMISFLKAETSQSAVLLMLEDLHWSDASTVKLVDTILRELSESPLLVLALARPEVKELFPSLWARCLQEVPLRGLSQKASIRLIHEVLGGQVSPDAVTRLVEQAAGNALFLEELIRSVAEGHGEETPSTVLAMLQSRLQRLAPDHRRALLAASIFGRTFWAGGLKALLEADACADTLERSLRQLSELEMVQIQPDSRFPQEVEYRFRHALVRDAAYSLVLDENKPMGHRLAGAWLEQTGGSDPMVLAEHYQFGRQQEKAAYFFTRAGERLFERQDLQGARRCLKAALACEPQGRLLTELRALEAAIAFWMEDFALSYELGITVLPELPAGSAPWARVMGGLLLTGAQIGRHENVAALGAHLLKATPDADAMTLYIEAACFLAGVGAWCGQRREALTVLERIETIGTGILERDGSARGWTYCTRGFFEHFLDARPWRSHTLAEEGTLAFCEVGSARNQTATRTLLGLTRVALGDVEGAISVMREGLKGAERAGHVYAITYTQMHLALVLSGSSNLGHQEEARHLSLLMLEKEKVNLLHLGLAHLSLARVATHQEQLKEAEAQARQACERLVSVLSYQLIARTALCTALRAQGRLLEAREEAERGIQILNRMGGAGAGSVGAWMELAETCLTLRDEDAANHALRQAWKCLELRAQEIPEGTVRVRFLREVPENARCQELVRQRFGSSWPLVA, encoded by the coding sequence ATGCAGCCCACACCACCAATTTTTACTCCCCCAGCCCCTGGTACAGTCGTTGCTAACCGCTTCACGCTCCAGCGGCTCGCGGGCCGTGGCGGAATGGGCTCCGTCTACCAAGCTCGGGATGCCCAGACGGGCCGCACCGTGGCGCTCAAGCTGCTTCACAGCCCGGCAAACTCGGAAGTGGCCTTCCGCTTTTCCCGGGAAGCCCAACTCCTCTCTTCTTTATGCCATCCTGGCATCGTCGCCTATGTCGCTAATGGCGTCACCGAGGAGCAATATCCATTCCTCGCAATGGAATGGCTGGAGGGAGAGGATCTGGCTCAGCGCTTGGCCCGTCAGCCCTTGAGTCTTTCTGAGTCCTTGAGATTGCTCAGGCGCATCTCCGATGCGCTCGGCACCGCCCACGCCCGAGGTATCATTCATCGAGATCTCAAGCCCTCCAATCTCTTCCTGAGAGGATCGCGGCCCGAAGATGCCGTGCTCCTCGACTTCGGCTTGGCCCGCCTTAGCACCGCCGCTCAGTCGTTCACCGGCAGTGCCATTGTCCTAGGCACTCCAGGCTACATGGCGCCCGAACAGGCCTCCAGCCAACACCTCATCACTCCCAGTGCCGACATTTTCTCCTTGGGATGTGTGCTCTATGAGTGCCTCACGGGCCAAGCTCCTTTTCGAGCCCCCCACGTGGCAGCGGTGTTGGCCAAGATCCTTTTCTCGGAGCCTCTCCCTCTGCGCGCGCACCGCCCCGAGCTGTCCCCTGCATTCCAGCAATTGATGGACCGGATGCTGGCCAAGGATCCCGGGCAGCGGCTTTCAGATTCCCGGCAGATCTTGTCAGCGCTCTCGGAACTTGAGGCCTCCTCTGAGCCAAGCGCTTCGATTTCCCCATTGCTCGCATACGGTGTCACGACCGCCGAGCAGTATGTCGTCAGCATTCTGCTCGCCACGTCTGCCACGGGACGTGGGGAAGCGCTTACTCTAAGCTTGAATGAACTGACTCAGGCCCGGTTACGGCTGGCCCCCCTCGTACACGAACTCCAAGGCCACGGCGCTCGCACCGCGCTTCTTGCCGATGGCTCGCTGTTGGCCACCTTCATGCTTGAGCGGGGCACCGCCACCGATCAAGCCGCACTTGCTTCGCACTGCGCATTGTCCGTCAAGGAGCGCTGGCCCGACAGCCTCGTCGTGATCACCACCGGCCTGAGCCTGAGTGGGCGTCCCCTCGCATCGAGTGACGTGGTGGACAGAGCTGGCGAATTCCTCCACCGGTTGGAGGCGCAACACCTCACCACCTCGGCGTACGCCATGCTAGACGACACCACGGCAGGGCTCCTGGGACCCCGCTTCCAACTCGACAAGGCCCTCACGGGCAGCTTTCTGCTGCGAGGCGAACATCTCAGCTTGGATGAGTCCCGCCCCCTTCTTGGCCGTCCAACGCCCTGCGTAGGGCGAGAGCAAGAATTGGCTCTGATGGAGATGGCTTTCAACACATGCGTGGAGGACAGCTGCTCCCGGGCCCTCCTGGTCACGGCCCCCGCAGGAACGGGTAAATCCCGGTTGCGCCACGAATTCCTCCGCCGCCTGGAGCGACGCGGCCAGCCCATGCAGGTGTTACTTGGACGAGGAGATCCCATGCACATGGACTCCGCCTATGGCCTGATCGGCCAAGCCCTCCGCCGTCTATGTGGTGTAGTGGATGGAGAGCCATTGGAAGTCCGCCGTGAAACTTTGATCTCCCGAATCACCCAGCATCTTCCCGCTGAGCTGACGAAGGACACTACGGAATTTCTGGGCGAGCTGTGTGGCATTTCCTTTCCCACCGAAAACAGTCCCAAATTGCGCGCGGCTCGGGAAGACCCACAGCTCATGAGCACCCTGGTTACGCGAGCCATGATCTCCTTTCTCAAGGCCGAGACCTCCCAATCGGCGGTGCTGTTGATGCTAGAGGATCTCCACTGGAGCGATGCATCCACTGTCAAGCTGGTAGACACCATCCTTCGCGAACTGTCCGAGAGCCCATTGTTGGTCCTGGCCCTGGCAAGACCCGAGGTCAAGGAGCTCTTTCCCTCCCTGTGGGCTCGCTGCCTGCAAGAGGTTCCACTACGGGGCCTGAGCCAGAAAGCCAGCATTCGCTTGATTCACGAGGTACTCGGCGGCCAAGTCTCTCCTGATGCGGTCACCCGTCTGGTAGAGCAGGCCGCAGGCAACGCACTTTTTCTAGAAGAACTCATCCGCAGCGTAGCGGAAGGCCATGGAGAGGAGACACCTAGCACGGTCTTGGCCATGCTTCAGTCCCGCCTCCAACGTCTGGCTCCAGATCACCGGCGGGCTCTCCTGGCAGCAAGCATCTTTGGAAGGACTTTCTGGGCCGGAGGACTAAAAGCCCTTCTGGAAGCGGACGCTTGTGCCGATACGCTGGAGCGCAGTCTGCGCCAACTGTCGGAGCTGGAGATGGTTCAGATCCAACCTGACAGCCGCTTCCCCCAAGAGGTGGAATACCGTTTCCGCCATGCCTTGGTGCGCGATGCCGCCTACAGCCTCGTGCTCGATGAAAACAAGCCCATGGGGCACCGCTTGGCTGGCGCTTGGCTGGAACAGACTGGTGGCTCAGACCCGATGGTACTTGCAGAGCACTACCAGTTCGGCAGACAGCAAGAAAAGGCCGCGTACTTCTTCACCCGCGCCGGAGAGCGCCTCTTCGAGCGGCAGGATCTTCAAGGCGCACGGCGCTGCCTGAAAGCAGCACTCGCCTGTGAACCGCAAGGACGATTACTCACCGAACTGCGTGCCTTGGAGGCGGCCATCGCATTCTGGATGGAGGACTTCGCGCTCTCGTATGAGCTAGGCATTACAGTCCTGCCCGAGCTACCTGCGGGAAGCGCTCCATGGGCCCGAGTCATGGGAGGACTGCTTCTCACAGGCGCACAGATCGGCCGTCATGAAAATGTGGCGGCGCTGGGTGCTCATCTCCTCAAGGCCACACCCGATGCCGACGCAATGACGCTCTACATCGAGGCAGCCTGCTTCCTGGCCGGAGTCGGTGCTTGGTGTGGCCAGCGGCGCGAGGCCCTTACTGTCCTGGAGCGTATTGAAACGATCGGCACGGGCATCCTGGAACGAGATGGCAGTGCCCGTGGCTGGACGTACTGTACGCGGGGATTCTTCGAGCACTTCCTGGATGCCCGCCCGTGGCGAAGCCATACATTGGCAGAAGAAGGCACCCTTGCGTTCTGCGAGGTGGGCTCGGCGCGCAATCAGACAGCCACCCGGACCTTGCTAGGTCTAACACGCGTGGCACTGGGGGATGTGGAAGGAGCCATCAGCGTCATGCGAGAGGGCTTGAAGGGCGCCGAGCGCGCGGGGCATGTCTACGCCATCACCTATACCCAGATGCATCTGGCCCTAGTGCTATCGGGCAGTTCCAACCTTGGACACCAAGAGGAAGCGCGCCACTTGTCCCTGCTCATGCTGGAAAAGGAGAAGGTCAATCTTCTTCACCTGGGGCTTGCGCACCTCTCTCTCGCTCGGGTGGCAACCCACCAAGAGCAGCTCAAGGAAGCCGAGGCCCAGGCACGCCAAGCCTGCGAGCGATTGGTCAGCGTCCTCTCTTACCAACTCATTGC